From the Clostridium cagae genome, the window TTCTAATAGTGTTTTAGGAAATATAGCTTCTACATTAATAGGAACAGCTATAGGGCTTGCTTGTTTAACAACATCTATAGGTTTGTTAACTGCTGGATCTTCTTTCTTTGAAAAAATATCTAATGGAAAATTACCATATAAAATAAATGCAATAGCAATATCAGTAATTAGTATTGTAATTGGTTGCCTTGGTGTTGATAATATAGTTAAGATATCTAGTCCTATTTTAAGTATATTATATCCAGTAACTATAACATTAATAATTACTACTTTAGCAGATAAATACATAACAAATATAAGAGCTATTAGATTAGCAGTTTATACTTCATTATTATTTGGTATACTAGAAATAGTACCATCTATTAATCTAAACTTTATTCCCCTTGGAAGCTTAGGATTTGCATGGATTTTACCAACGTTAATCGCCATGATAATAGGATACATTGCATTTCCATTAAGGAAACAAGATGTAAGTTCTTTAGTATAAGAAAATGAAAAATGCAGAAGGAAAAATTCCTTCTGCATTTTATTTTAATTATTAGCTATATTTTAACAGAGTTTTGATATATGTATATGCAAAGTGGACGGAGTAATTGAACAACGCCACTTTAACTATTGCGTATACCAATACATATTTAAAACAGATCCTAATTACTTTCTTCCTTTAAACTCATCTCTCATATCTAAAGTACTAAAGTTTTCTAATGGAAATTGCACTGGCATACCAGTCTTTCTTGATTTATATGCTGCAAGAATTATAGACATAGCATTTCTTCCCTCTTCACCGGCTATTAAAGGCCTTCTATTATTATTTATAGCATCTATTACGTCTTTAAATAATGGCGTGTGTCCTTCGCCGTATACATTGTCTATTTTAACATTAACTTCTTCTTTAACAGCGTCTTCATTTTCGCCATCAAATCTCCAAGTTTCAAGTTCATTGTTTGCAAGGCCTCCAATACAAACTGCTCCATTTTCTCCAAATATACTTAATGTTTCTTCCAAGTTTTTTGGATAAACACAAGCTGAACCTTCAACAATACCAATAGCTCCATTTTTAAATCTTATAATTATTGCTCCAAAGTCTTCCCCTTCAATGTCTCTTAAATAAGTATCACATTCAGCGTATACTCTTTCAATTTCTCCGCCCATCATCCATTGAAGTAAATCTATATTATGTATACATTGATTCATTAATGTTCCACCATCTAATTCCCAAGTTCCTCTCCAAGGTGCTTGTTCATAGTATCCCATATTTCTATTCCAAAGGATTCTTGCTGTACCATTAACTAATCTACCGAATTTATTTTGTTCAATAGCTTCTCTTAACTTTTTAATTGGCTTATTAAATCTATTTTGATGACAAACTGCAAGCTTAACATTGTTTTCTTCTGCTACTTTAATCATTTCATTAGCATCTTCAATTGACATAGCCATTGGCTTTTCTATTAATGTATTTATTCCTTTTTTCATACAGTAAATAGCTATTTCTGCATGATATCCACTTTCAGTAGCTATTGTAACAACATCTATATCTTCTTTTTCAACCATTTCTTTGTAATCTGAATATGCATGAACAGCATCTTGTGCTACTCCACATTTTTCTATGTATTCAGCTTTTTTTGCTTCTGCTTTTTCTAACATAACGTCGCATGTTGCAACTAATTCTGCTTCTTCAAAATTCTTTGATAGAGCCTCAACATGTTTATAAGAAATTCTTCCACAACCAATAATCGCAAATTTTAATTTTTTCATAATACTACACTACCTTTTCTATATATTTAATCTTGTTAGTTGAAAGTATAGAAATGAGAATTGAAAGTTTTAGTTAAAAGTCTTAAAGACTTTTCTTAAATATATACTCTAAAATTCCATCACAGAATTTTTTCATTAACTCTCAATTCTTCACTATAACCTCTCAACTAAATCTATTTAAAATTCTATTTTCTATCATTAATCATTAAAGATTTACTGATTAAATTGTTATATACATTTTAATATAGTTTTTACTATTATATAAATATCAAAAAATACATTACTTTTGTTTATGTATTCTAAATTTAATGCTAATTTATCAGGCATAATTGTATTTATGTAAAATTCCTCTGGATTTTCAGCTTTTCCAAGCAGTGCATTTTCATCTTTATATCTTATAGACGCTAAATCAGTTATTCCTGGTTTTACTTCAAGTACCTTTCTTTGCTCATCATTATATATCTTAACATACCTTGGCACTTCAGGTCTTGGTCCAACTAAGCTCATATCACCTTTAAATACATTTATTAATTGTGGTAATTCATCTAATTTATATTTTCTTAAAAATGAACCTATTTTTGTAATTCTATTATCATTTCCTACAGTTATTTGTTTTCCCAACTTTTCAGCATCAACTACCATAGTTCTAAATTTTAATATTTCAAAGTCCTTACCATCTTCTCCGACTCTTATCTGTTTAAAAAATACTGGACCATCAGATCCTGTTTTTATCATAATAGATATTAAAATAAATATTGGACTTAAAATTATTATTCCTAAAGTAGAGCATACAAAATCAAATATTCTCTTAACTATTTTATTAAAATTGTTCATGAATACACTCCTACAAAATCAATTCTAAATTTACTGTTATAAACTTTTTCTATATTATTGCATAATTTATCAACAATATATTTAATAGATATTTTATCATTTTTAAATAACTTAAGTTATAAATATATTAATTCTTCATAAATTCTTAACTTATTTCTTTAAAGCATTTAAAAATTTCACTGCTAAACCATGATAAGTATGATTTTTTAATACATAGTCATTTCCGTTTTGACCCATTTTATTCTTTGCCTCATCACTTAACTCTTTAATTTTTAATACAGCTTCAACTACTGCATCAGGATTTTCTGCTGGTACTGTTATTCCACAGTTCGAATCCTTAACTGGATCATTTGATGCCTCTATTGCATAAATTACAGGTCTTGCTGCCATCATATAGTCAAATAATTTATTTGGACTAACGCCATAATTAAATAAATTTTGTTTCTTTAAACTTATATAACAAATATCTAATAATTGTAGTGCATTATCCATATTATCTTTTAATACTGGATCTAAAAACTCCACATTTTGTACATCATTAGTTTTTGCATAATTAATTAATTCGTCTTTCACATTTCCTTTTCCAACTAAAACATACTTAACTTTTTCATCTTTAGTTTTCTTTGCTGCATCTATCATTGTATCTAATACATTAGCTGGTGAATGATTTCCTGTATATCCAACTAAGAAATAACCTTGATCCTTTAATTCCTTAAGTCTTTCAATGGTCTTTTCTGTTGGTGGATTTTTCTTTTCACCAAGTATTATTCCATTTGGAACATACACATACTTATCAGTTGAAAATCCTCTTTCTCTTATATGCTTATCTGCATTAGGTAAAATCGATACAATAACGTCTGAATTTTTATAAGCAAAATCTTCCGCTCTTTGAAGTACTACTATTGCTGGATTTCTCTCAGAAAATCCTCCAATTTCCATAGGGCTAAGTGGCCATAAATCATGTATTTCAAAGCAAAGTTTTGCATCACATCTCTTAGCTATTCTATGAGCTGGATATATATCCAAAGGATATGTAGATGATGCTATAACTGCGTCAGGTTTATATTTATCTGCAATTTTTTTATAATTCATTCTTAATTTATACATGAAAGTTGATATATTTTTTATTCTTCCAATTCCATTTCCACTGTACTCTGGTGTTTTCACCCATACATATGTAATTCCATCTATTATTTCTTCTTCAAAATCCTCTGTAATCTTAGGATTATTTTTTCTTAAATGAGAAAAATCAGCACCTAATATAGTAACATTATGCCCCATACTTTTCCATTCTCTAGCCATATAATATGGTCTAAATTCCATTCCATGATAATCAGATCCTGCATAGTGATTTATAAGTAAGATATTCATTTAAATTTCTCTCCTTAAATTATGTAATCTATAACTCAATAATTTAAATACGTCAAAATTAAATCTATATTATTTTTCAATCCTTTTTGTTATTTTTTTACATAATTATATCATTTTATACTATTTTTCTTTATAATTCTAGTAGATTATAACATAAAAAAAATTTTATTTAAATCTATAAAAATTAAATAACTATTACAATAATTCTCTTGTAAATAAAAAAGTAGCTAATCCAAGTTTTACTTAACAATAAATTATAAATTTCTACTAAATTTTTTCAAATATACTTTAGTTAGAATTATAAATTCAAATCAGAGAATCTATATTATATATAATTTAAACTCACATTAGTTTGAATAGATTCGAACAATGTGAGTCCAGTTTCCTTTATTCGTTTCCTAAATAAGCAATAAAATAATTTTAAGAATATTATCATTCTTTATTATTATCATCATTTAACCCTTTATCTTTAGTTTCATCTAAAATATTAAAATCTTTGTTGGTATTATTGTTATCTTTTATTTTGTTCTTACTATTTTTATCACTACTATTATTGTTACTACTGTTATTGTTATTACTATTATTGTTATTACTATTATCTATTTTTTCTTTATTTCTATCAAAATCAAACTCTAATTCTGAATTTGGATTAATTACCAATCCATCATGTCCTAATACATACTCTTTATCATTTTGGCCAATAACTATTGCATCTTTTTGCATAGTTCCATCTTTATAAAAGTAGTACCAACCTTTTTCAGTTTTCAACCATCCTATAGCCTTTTCCTCATTATCTTTATAATAATACCATTCACCATTACCCTTCCTCCATGCTGAATCATGTTCTCTATAATCATTTTCCTCTGTATCACTAAAATTCGATTTATTATTATATTTTAATGTATCATCTTTTAACGTTGAATTATTTGGCTCAACTTCTTTGACATTTTTATTTTCTTCATTTTCATTAAATTTATTTTTATCATTAGAAGCATAATTATTATATTCATTAATATTTTTATAAGTATTTTTTAATGTTAGTTTATCATTATCAATCTTCAATTTATTTGTATTTTCTTGAAAATACTCAACTAAATCATAAACTATATATCTATTTTTAATCTTTTTATTTTCTTTATCATAATTTTCTTCTTTAACTAATACATTTTCTGAATTAAGCATATGAATACTTATTTTACTTTCATCACCATATATTTTGGGAACTTCAATAAGCATATCAAGTCCATTTTTTTCAAGTTTGGCCAAATATATCCTTTTTGCACTTTTATCATCATCTTTTTTAATTAATATATATTCCTTATAAAAACTATCATATCCGTATAGAGTTATATTATCTAATTGTTCTGTGAATTTATCAGCTATATCATATTGATTAATATTAATACTATCCTGAACTTTATCATTATAATCTAAACCTATATATGCCTGACCTTCCGAACAATATATATACTTATTGTTAAATTCTTTATTTTTCTCTATAATATTTTTATTTAAGACTTTTATATCATCATATTTTTCTAGTGTAAAGTTACTTCCATCAATATATATTTCTTTTATTACATTATTGGGACACATAGCATAAAATTTTTTTGATATGTTATCGTAAAATACACCATTTATAACATCTTCACTATTATTACATTGAAATTCATAATTATCATTACTATTAATATTATATAATATGTATTTTTTATTCTGTGGGTTATTTTTTGCAAATAAGTAATAATCACTATTTCCTGAAACAGAGTAACAACCTATATTAAATAATCCTTCTTCTTCATCAGGAAAGAGTTTGTATTCTTTTCCTGATTGCCAGTTAAAATATCCATCCCTTCCAAAAATTTTATCCCCATAAACATATAATTCACAATTCAAATAATTATCTGGTAATTTTATCCCACACTCTTTAGTACTACCATCTTTATTCAAAATAAAGATATTATTATTATATAATTTTTTATTAGTTGAATCATATTTCATTAAATATATCTCTCCATTAATGTAGCCTAATGGAACTTCTTCATATTCATCACTAGTTTCATCTTTTATATCAATAATGTTCTTTATATTATTAACGCTAACATCTGCATTTAATACTTCAACCTCTTCATTACCTTTTTTTATACCTTTTTGATAACAAATGCATGAAAATATAACCACTAGTAAAATTATAAAACCAAGTAATTTTTTCATTTTTATCCTCCCTATACTCAACACATATATAATAAAAATAATTATAAAACAAACTTATTACACAATTGTTAAATAATCCATTTTTATTGTGCTTTTTAAAACAAAGAGTTCTTTTATTTTTGGCTATGTTTTAAGTAAATGTTGATATTATACTATAATATCAATGCTATTTTAAAACCTAGCCTTATTTTTAATAATTAAAAAAGTTGTCCACATTAAGCCTATTTTTAGTAGATTTTATTAATCGGCTATTATGTTGACAACTTTTTATAGATTTTATATAATTTTAAGGTTTTTTATAGGGATTAATTATTTATATTAGATTAATACTGATTAGTAATTGTAATAAATATTTTTCTATATATTTTAATAGTAGATTTATATTTAAAGGTCTTGCCAATTAAGTGTCAATTTAATTATAAAATACAAAAGCTTAACTGATACAAATATATTATTGAATCCATGCACCATCTGTACCTAAAACATATTTATTATCATCCTCTATTAAAGCTGTATCCTTTTGCATTACGCCATCTTTGTTGGTATAATACCATTTACCATTATCTAGAACCCATCCGATCTTTTTCTCGCCTTTAGCATTCATATAATATGTTTTTCCATCTATAACCTTCTGACTATAAGTGACTATGTCCATGTTGTCTTCTGGTTCAGTCCTATTAGTTAACGCTCCATCTGCATTTAATACACAATTATTACCTTTTCCGTCTTTAACAGTTGTATTCTTTTGCATTATTCCCTTATCATTAAAATAGTACCATACTCCATTAATTTGATACCAGTCATGAGCTAAGCGTTCTTTTTTTTCATCTCCATAATTGTAACTCCAGTCGCTTCCTACTTGCTTCCACTCTTTTTGACTCTTTTTATATGTTTCTGAACTATCATAAGTAACTTCTACTCCATCGATGATATCATATCCATGTTCGCCAACAAGTACTCCATTTTTATTTAACTTAACTTCTTTTCCAAGCTGATTTTTAACAGTTGTATCTTTTTGCATTTCTCCCTTCTCATTGTAATAATACATCTTATCTTCATCTTTAACCCAGCCTGTTTTTTGTCCTGATGCATTTACATAATATAACTTTCCATTTTCAAACTTATAATTTACTCCATATTCCCAGTCAACTTGTCCTACTCCATTTGCATCAATCTTAACCTCAGTTTTATGATTAGGTCCTATAACAGTTGTATTTGTTGCCATTTCACCATTCTCATTAAAATAATGCCAAGCTCCTTTGCCATCCTTAGAGTAGTATACCCATTGATTTGTGTCTTTTGCACCCTCATCATAACTATAAGTATGTCCATTTTCTATTTTCATTCCATCTTTAATTTTATCAGCTGCATTTGCAGGTGTGCTCCCCACTGCTAAAACACTTCCGCAGACTAAAGCTGCTGCTATTAATTTGTTTAATACTTTTTTCTTCATTTTCAATTCCTCCTAAATATAATAAATATTTAATTTGTACGCTTGATACAATCTCTATAATAAACCTATTTTAAATACTTTCAATGCTTTTTACATTTTTGTAATATTCTTGTAGTATCTATTTAACATGTACTACTTATTTAACAACTTTGTAACATTCATGTAATATCTCAATATAATTCTTAACCTAATAAATAGAAAGAAATTTCATCATTTTTTATATCATATTTTAAGGTAAGCATATTTTTTTGAGCTAGTTCATCACATAAATATAATCCTAATCCAGAACTTGAAATACTCTCTTCTAGATTGCCAGCAAATTCATTATATTTAATAAAAGGCTCTAATAAATTTTCAGAAATATTTTTTGGTATTGAAGAAATCTTATTCGTTATCTTAAATACAAAATTATTTTTATCAATTTTATTAAGAGAAATAAATATCTCTTTACCTTTAGAGTATTTTAGAGAATTATCAATCAAATTTAAAATTATATGTTCAATATCTTCTTTTACTGCTACTACAGTAATTTCCTCCATATTAATAATAAATTTCTTATTTAATCTTTTACTTCTGTCAATTAATCTATCGCATAGTTCAGTTAATAATATATTAAGACTTATTTCTTTCTTTATCTCTTTTTTTCTAACACCACACCTTGATATTTCAAGAAGCTTCTGTATAAGTTCTTTTAACTTTTCACATTCCATCATCATTCTATTAATAGCCCTTTTTTTAAATTCCTCATCCATATCATCCAACTCTTCTTCTTTTAATATTTGAAGATATCCATATATTGAAGTAACTGGAGTCTTAAGTTCATGAGTTGAATTATTGAAAAAATCTTTTGATATATTTTCTAATTTTTTCTTTTCCTCAATCATTTCATTAAAAGAATTAGTAACTTGTCCAATTTCATCTTCAGATTTCACTAAAATCTTATCGACATCTTTACCTTCTCCATATTTTTTTATCTGTATGCTGAGCTTTTTTAAAGGACTTATTATTTTATTTATGAAATAATTTAGTGCAGTTATTATTACTATTAAAAGAACAATTTGTGCTGCTATTATATTAGTCATTGTAGTTTTAATGCTATTATAGTAATCATTATAACTTTTTTGTATAATTAGGCTTGAATCGTATTTTCCATTAAGATAAATAGGATATACATATGTACAAATCAGTCCATTTTTAATATTAAATATTATTATTGAACTTTTTCCTTTTGAACTTTTCAATATATTATTAATACTATTTTCAAATAATGTATTTCCTTTATAGTCTATTACTTTATTATCAGAATCATATAATCCCACATAACAATCATAATTATTGTTAACTTCATAAACAGTTTTATTTTTTACTTTAAGATCATCTTCAATAACCATAGCACTATATTTTAAGGTGCTTGTACTAAACTTTCTAATACTCTCCATATCATCTTTAATATTATTCTTTATATTTGTGTAAAAAGTCTTATATATAAAAATGCTTAACCCAAAATTGAATATAATGAGGGCGAAAATAATTCCTATCATTATTTTTCCCTTTAGTGTTTTCATCATATTTTTCACTTCCTAAATTTAAGAGTTTATCTTATTACATATCCCACACCAAAAACTGTTTCTATTACTGAATTTTCTTTATCTTCTCCAAGATTTGCCCTTAATCTTCTAATATGAACATCAACAGTTCTAGTATCACCATAATAATCATATCCCCAAACCTCATTTAAAAGTTGTTGTCTTGTAAAAACAATTCCCTTATTCTTATATAGGTAACTTAATAATTCAAATTCTTTTCTCTTTAATATGATTTCTTCTCCATCTTTTATTACTGTTCTTGTATTGAAATTAATAGAAATTTCATCTTCTACAGTATTCCCCTTATTATCATCATTTGTATTGCATTCTAAAACATTCATTATCATGTTGTTATTTTCATTATTCCAAATATTTTTACCTGCAGTTCTAAAAATAGCATTGATTCTTGCTATAACTTCCCTAATTTCAAATGGCTTTGTTATATAATCATCTGCGCCTATTTCCATCCCTAATATTTTATCAATCACATCATCCCTTGCTGTAAGCATAATTACATAGAATTTCTGACTTATAGACTTACATAATTCAAACCCGCTTATATCAGGAAGCATTATATCTAGTAAAACTAAATGTGGCTGAAATTCTTCAAGAAGTTTTAAAGCACTTTCACCATTATATGCTCCTTTTACTTCAAAATTTTCCTTTGAAAGTGCAAATTTTAATGTATCATTAATTGAAAATTCATCTTCTACTACTAGTATTCTTTTTTTTAACATGTTACGCCTCCAAATAATAATTGTTTAACGTTTATCTTTGTCCATTATATTACATTTTAAAATATTAATTCATTTTATACCAATTATATCATAATAAAAAAGTAAAAATTAGAGAGCATTCTACATGATTTTTAATTTTCTATATAAATATAGGGAGGCTTTAAAGCCTCCCTAATTAATTTATCTTAAATTTTTCTACTGTATTATTAAGTTTTTTACAAAAATATAAAACAACCATGTTATAACCTATATATTTTAATACATTTGCAAATCTACTTATTTTAATATGGTTGTATTTCTCTCGAAAAGCCTTGGAAATTATTCTCACCACAGAAATTTTCTAACCATATTTCACGACAATTATCACGAAATTTTTGTTTATCATCCTCTGATAATGTAGCCATATATCTTATTTTTTCACCAAGATCATTTATATTAAAATCACATTCTATTAAAATACCAGTTTTATTATTAACTATTTCACTCGTTCCACCAACATCTGTGGCTATTGTTGGAATTCCAAATGAACATGCTTCCATAATGCTTACAGGTAATCCTTCAGAACTACTTGTATTTACAAATAAATCAACTGGATTATTAGAATAATAATTCATTAATTCCTCATTTTTTACTGAACCTTTAAATTCTACATCCATAAAACTTAAGTTTTCTTTTGAGTATTCTTTTACTTCCTCTAGTCCATCCCCAGCTCCAAAATGAATCCATTTTAATTTTAATCCAGAATCTTTTAATGTTGCTAATGATTTTGCTAATAAATCAATTCTTTTAACTGGAGACACATGACAACAGCTAACTATTTTATACACACCATCATTAGATGAATTAGATATACCATAGTTTCTAGTCCCAAGATAAGCTGTTTTTATTTTCTCCTTATAATATGGATATAAACCCTTTAAATAATTACTACCATCATCAGAACATGGATATACATTATCTAAATTTTCAAGTAGATAATATCTAAGGGGTAAATAATTTAATGAATTTTTGTCAGCATAAAGGTCATATCTATGTGTACGACTAACAGCTTTACTAGTCTTATCTCCAAACTTTTCTTTTAATTTTATAACTGCATATGCTATATCATATAACCAGTAACTATAAAATGTCTTTTTATCATAGCTCTTTATATCAGAACTCATAAGAATATTCTCACATTCTTTGTATACACTCTCTGCCTTAGCTAAAAAGTATGTTAAGTAACCTCTTCTTTTTAATGATCCCTTAACTTCGTTGCTTTCCTCTTTTAAAACATATCCTTTATACTTTGAAAACGGGAAAAATTTCATTGCATTCATGGGTAACTTACACTTTATTCCTGATGCTTTAATTCTATGTACTTCAAAATTTTCAGGAACCTCCCTAGTTTGTATTGCATCATCTGCAGTACTAGTAGCTATAAGAATTATTTTATCAAAAGCTTTTGAAAGCATTGGTATTTCATCTTCAATAAATTCCTCTCCTTTATCAAAAGGAAAGACTTTAGTTAAAAGAACTAAACAATTTTTCATTATTTTCCCTCCATTGTTGTAATAGTTTAAGAATAACATAGCAAATTATTCATTTCAACTTAGCCTTGTTCACATTTATATTAACTAACCAAAATTCCTAATTAACAGTATCTTATCTAAGATATATAAATTCTAATAAAGCTGCTACAAAATATATTCTAATACTTCACAAAATTTTTTTACCTACACTTCACTCTAAGCAGTTTATGATAATATATAATTAATGTAATTAATTATAATTTAAGTTTGATTAATAGTACCGATATGCTAAAATAATACTCATGAAAACAATTATTTAAATCTTAAGGAGGCGTACTATATGAAAGTACTAACTGTAATCGGAGCTAGACCACAGTTTATAAAAGCCGCAACAGTCTCAAATAAAATTAGAAAAAATGGAAATAGTGAAATATTAGTACATACTGGACAACATTATGATAATAATATGTCTGATATATTTTTTGAAGAATTAGGTATTCCAAAACCTGATTATAATTTAAATATTGGTTCTTCAAATCACGGAAATCAAACTGGAAGCATGTTATGTGCACTTGAAGATATATACCTAAAAGAAAAACCTGATATGGTTTTAGTATATGGAGATACTAACTCAACTCTTGCTGGTTCATTATGTGCTAGTAAGCTATTAATTCCAGTAGCACATGTTGAAGCTGGACTTAGAAGCTTTAATAAAGCAATGCCAGAAGAACAAAATAGAATCTTAACAGATCATATCTCTGATTTATTATTTGCACCTACATTAACTGCAGTTAAAAATTTAGCTACAGAAAATATTACAAAAGGTGTTTATAATGCTGGTGATGTAATGTATGATGCTATAAACTTATTTAAAGAAAAAGCTAAAGAAATATCTAATATTACTGAAACTTTAGATTTAACACCAAATAGCTACATACTTTCAACAATACATCGTGCTGAAAATACAAATAGTTTAGAAAGACTTACTTCAATAATAAAAGCATTAAGTGAATGTGGTAAAAAAATAATATTACCTCTTCATCCAAGAACAAAGAAATTCATTAGTGAATATAATCTACATGTAGGAGACAACATTAAAATAATTGATCCAGTAGGATATTTAGAAATGATTTCTCTTCAAGAAAATTCTGCTAAGATTGTAACAGATAGTGGTGGTGTTCAAAAAGAAGCTTATTTCTTAAAGAAACCATGTATTACAATGAGAGATGAAACTGAATGGATTGAAACTGTGGAAAATGGTTGGAATGTTATTGTTGGAAGTGATTCTAACAAAATCTTAAATG encodes:
- a CDS encoding response regulator transcription factor; its protein translation is MLKKRILVVEDEFSINDTLKFALSKENFEVKGAYNGESALKLLEEFQPHLVLLDIMLPDISGFELCKSISQKFYVIMLTARDDVIDKILGMEIGADDYITKPFEIREVIARINAIFRTAGKNIWNNENNNMIMNVLECNTNDDNKGNTVEDEISINFNTRTVIKDGEEIILKRKEFELLSYLYKNKGIVFTRQQLLNEVWGYDYYGDTRTVDVHIRRLRANLGEDKENSVIETVFGVGYVIR
- a CDS encoding sugar transferase; this encodes MNNFNKIVKRIFDFVCSTLGIIILSPIFILISIMIKTGSDGPVFFKQIRVGEDGKDFEILKFRTMVVDAEKLGKQITVGNDNRITKIGSFLRKYKLDELPQLINVFKGDMSLVGPRPEVPRYVKIYNDEQRKVLEVKPGITDLASIRYKDENALLGKAENPEEFYINTIMPDKLALNLEYINKSNVFFDIYIIVKTILKCI
- a CDS encoding glycosyltransferase translates to MKNCLVLLTKVFPFDKGEEFIEDEIPMLSKAFDKIILIATSTADDAIQTREVPENFEVHRIKASGIKCKLPMNAMKFFPFSKYKGYVLKEESNEVKGSLKRRGYLTYFLAKAESVYKECENILMSSDIKSYDKKTFYSYWLYDIAYAVIKLKEKFGDKTSKAVSRTHRYDLYADKNSLNYLPLRYYLLENLDNVYPCSDDGSNYLKGLYPYYKEKIKTAYLGTRNYGISNSSNDGVYKIVSCCHVSPVKRIDLLAKSLATLKDSGLKLKWIHFGAGDGLEEVKEYSKENLSFMDVEFKGSVKNEELMNYYSNNPVDLFVNTSSSEGLPVSIMEACSFGIPTIATDVGGTSEIVNNKTGILIECDFNINDLGEKIRYMATLSEDDKQKFRDNCREIWLENFCGENNFQGFSREIQPY
- a CDS encoding cell wall-binding protein, with product MKKLLGFIILLVVIFSCICYQKGIKKGNEEVEVLNADVSVNNIKNIIDIKDETSDEYEEVPLGYINGEIYLMKYDSTNKKLYNNNIFILNKDGSTKECGIKLPDNYLNCELYVYGDKIFGRDGYFNWQSGKEYKLFPDEEEGLFNIGCYSVSGNSDYYLFAKNNPQNKKYILYNINSNDNYEFQCNNSEDVINGVFYDNISKKFYAMCPNNVIKEIYIDGSNFTLEKYDDIKVLNKNIIEKNKEFNNKYIYCSEGQAYIGLDYNDKVQDSININQYDIADKFTEQLDNITLYGYDSFYKEYILIKKDDDKSAKRIYLAKLEKNGLDMLIEVPKIYGDESKISIHMLNSENVLVKEENYDKENKKIKNRYIVYDLVEYFQENTNKLKIDNDKLTLKNTYKNINEYNNYASNDKNKFNENEENKNVKEVEPNNSTLKDDTLKYNNKSNFSDTEENDYREHDSAWRKGNGEWYYYKDNEEKAIGWLKTEKGWYYFYKDGTMQKDAIVIGQNDKEYVLGHDGLVINPNSELEFDFDRNKEKIDNSNNNNSNNNNSSNNNSSDKNSKNKIKDNNNTNKDFNILDETKDKGLNDDNNKE
- a CDS encoding Gfo/Idh/MocA family protein, with the translated sequence MKKLKFAIIGCGRISYKHVEALSKNFEEAELVATCDVMLEKAEAKKAEYIEKCGVAQDAVHAYSDYKEMVEKEDIDVVTIATESGYHAEIAIYCMKKGINTLIEKPMAMSIEDANEMIKVAEENNVKLAVCHQNRFNKPIKKLREAIEQNKFGRLVNGTARILWNRNMGYYEQAPWRGTWELDGGTLMNQCIHNIDLLQWMMGGEIERVYAECDTYLRDIEGEDFGAIIIRFKNGAIGIVEGSACVYPKNLEETLSIFGENGAVCIGGLANNELETWRFDGENEDAVKEEVNVKIDNVYGEGHTPLFKDVIDAINNNRRPLIAGEEGRNAMSIILAAYKSRKTGMPVQFPLENFSTLDMRDEFKGRK
- a CDS encoding glycosyltransferase family 4 protein; translated protein: MNILLINHYAGSDYHGMEFRPYYMAREWKSMGHNVTILGADFSHLRKNNPKITEDFEEEIIDGITYVWVKTPEYSGNGIGRIKNISTFMYKLRMNYKKIADKYKPDAVIASSTYPLDIYPAHRIAKRCDAKLCFEIHDLWPLSPMEIGGFSERNPAIVVLQRAEDFAYKNSDVIVSILPNADKHIRERGFSTDKYVYVPNGIILGEKKNPPTEKTIERLKELKDQGYFLVGYTGNHSPANVLDTMIDAAKKTKDEKVKYVLVGKGNVKDELINYAKTNDVQNVEFLDPVLKDNMDNALQLLDICYISLKKQNLFNYGVSPNKLFDYMMAARPVIYAIEASNDPVKDSNCGITVPAENPDAVVEAVLKIKELSDEAKNKMGQNGNDYVLKNHTYHGLAVKFLNALKK
- a CDS encoding sensor histidine kinase, which encodes MMKTLKGKIMIGIIFALIIFNFGLSIFIYKTFYTNIKNNIKDDMESIRKFSTSTLKYSAMVIEDDLKVKNKTVYEVNNNYDCYVGLYDSDNKVIDYKGNTLFENSINNILKSSKGKSSIIIFNIKNGLICTYVYPIYLNGKYDSSLIIQKSYNDYYNSIKTTMTNIIAAQIVLLIVIITALNYFINKIISPLKKLSIQIKKYGEGKDVDKILVKSEDEIGQVTNSFNEMIEEKKKLENISKDFFNNSTHELKTPVTSIYGYLQILKEEELDDMDEEFKKRAINRMMMECEKLKELIQKLLEISRCGVRKKEIKKEISLNILLTELCDRLIDRSKRLNKKFIINMEEITVVAVKEDIEHIILNLIDNSLKYSKGKEIFISLNKIDKNNFVFKITNKISSIPKNISENLLEPFIKYNEFAGNLEESISSSGLGLYLCDELAQKNMLTLKYDIKNDEISFYLLG